A genomic segment from Dermatobacter hominis encodes:
- a CDS encoding FadD3 family acyl-CoA ligase, whose product MSDATRGDLRWASVPALLRDAADRFGGAEAVVDGAGGDADAVVRIDFVELRRRVDDLAKGLIAAGIEPGDRVAIWAPNCWEWVVAVLGLQSAGAALVPLNTRYKGMEAADILGRSRARLLFTVEGFLGNDYVSMLDDAGRPDTLERIVLLRDTGSRPEGVGHLDELLAEGTSVPDEALDARIAAIGGDDVSDVLFTSGTTGHPKGVVQTHAATLRAFLDWSELVGLRSDDRYLIINPFFHTFGYKAGILACLMTGATMVPLPVFDVDAALAAIEAERISMIPGPPTLYQTLLHHPRFDRSRVDSLRLAVTGAAVVPVELVVAMERDLGFETVLTAYGLTEACGVVTVCRREDGAETIATTSGRAIPGVEVVIVDEDGKELGPDEPGEVLVRGYNVMREYFEDPEQTAEAIDADGWLHTGDVGTLDERGYLRITDRTKDMFIVGGFNAYPAEIEQLLLAHPHIAQVAVVGVPDERMGEVGVAFVVPTADAADGADPDEIVAWAREHMANYKVPRQVLIVDALPLNASGKVLKFELRDRATSGA is encoded by the coding sequence ATGAGCGACGCCACGCGTGGGGACCTGCGCTGGGCATCCGTGCCGGCGCTGCTGCGCGACGCGGCGGACCGCTTCGGCGGCGCCGAGGCGGTCGTCGACGGCGCGGGCGGTGATGCCGACGCCGTCGTCCGGATCGACTTCGTCGAGCTCCGGCGCCGCGTCGACGACCTCGCCAAGGGCCTGATCGCCGCGGGCATCGAACCGGGCGACCGGGTCGCGATCTGGGCGCCGAACTGCTGGGAGTGGGTCGTCGCCGTGCTCGGCCTGCAGTCGGCCGGCGCCGCCCTCGTGCCGCTCAACACCCGCTACAAGGGCATGGAGGCGGCCGACATCCTGGGCCGGAGCCGGGCCCGGCTCCTGTTCACAGTCGAGGGCTTCCTCGGCAACGACTACGTGAGCATGCTCGACGACGCCGGTCGTCCCGACACGCTCGAGCGCATCGTGCTGCTCCGCGACACCGGTTCGCGGCCCGAGGGCGTCGGCCACCTCGACGAGCTGCTCGCCGAGGGGACCTCGGTGCCCGACGAGGCGCTCGACGCCCGCATCGCGGCCATCGGCGGCGACGACGTGTCCGACGTGCTGTTCACGTCCGGCACCACGGGCCACCCGAAGGGCGTCGTGCAGACCCACGCCGCCACGCTGCGGGCCTTCCTCGACTGGTCCGAGCTGGTCGGGCTCCGGAGCGACGACCGCTACCTCATCATCAACCCGTTCTTCCACACGTTCGGGTACAAGGCCGGGATCCTCGCCTGCCTCATGACCGGGGCGACGATGGTGCCGCTCCCGGTCTTCGACGTGGACGCTGCGCTCGCCGCCATCGAGGCCGAGCGGATCAGCATGATCCCCGGACCCCCGACCCTGTACCAGACGCTCCTGCACCACCCGCGCTTCGACCGCTCGCGCGTCGACTCGCTCCGGCTCGCCGTCACCGGCGCCGCCGTCGTGCCGGTGGAGCTCGTGGTGGCCATGGAGCGCGACCTCGGGTTCGAGACGGTGCTCACCGCGTACGGCCTCACCGAGGCGTGCGGGGTGGTCACCGTCTGCCGCCGCGAGGACGGGGCCGAGACGATCGCCACGACGTCCGGACGGGCCATCCCCGGCGTCGAGGTCGTGATCGTCGACGAGGACGGCAAGGAGCTCGGTCCCGACGAGCCGGGCGAGGTGCTGGTCCGGGGCTACAACGTCATGCGCGAGTACTTCGAGGACCCGGAGCAGACGGCCGAGGCGATCGACGCCGACGGGTGGCTGCACACCGGCGACGTCGGCACGCTCGACGAGCGGGGCTACCTCCGCATCACCGACCGCACGAAGGACATGTTCATCGTGGGCGGCTTCAACGCCTACCCGGCCGAGATCGAGCAGCTGCTCCTCGCGCACCCGCACATCGCCCAGGTGGCGGTCGTCGGCGTCCCCGACGAGCGGATGGGCGAGGTGGGCGTGGCGTTCGTCGTGCCGACCGCCGACGCGGCCGACGGCGCCGACCCCGACGAGATCGTCGCCTGGGCCCGCGAGCACATGGCCAACTACAAGGTGCCCCGCCAGGTGCTCATCGTCGACGCCCTGCCGCTCAACGCCAGCGGCAAGGTCCTGAAGTTCGAGCTCCGGGACCGGGCCACCTCCGGCGCCTGA
- a CDS encoding TetR/AcrR family transcriptional regulator yields MNATEARTDPPLGRRARNRAARHDQLLAAASDIVEESGLEGLTMQAVADRVDCAVGTIYTYFASKSALIAALQVAAVQTLLATYHQAAEMWDEALEESGLNDDAVESLVRVLAYGQLFVAGPELHPREFEFLQMLLSTPERLVNPDDVRSVTPHALTLLAEGLVLVEAAVAAGALSAPDPARNDDGFRRLLRWVGALNGALLTANANVGALPASDADAFSARAMGKLVTEDLLLAWGAPARVLDAATEQLGRMQRAGSFLPRVGSNA; encoded by the coding sequence ATGAACGCCACCGAAGCACGCACCGACCCGCCGCTCGGCCGCCGGGCCCGCAACCGCGCCGCCCGCCACGACCAGCTCCTGGCCGCGGCGAGCGACATCGTCGAGGAGTCCGGGCTCGAGGGCCTGACCATGCAGGCGGTCGCCGATCGGGTCGACTGCGCCGTGGGCACGATCTACACGTACTTCGCCTCGAAGTCGGCGCTGATCGCCGCGCTGCAGGTCGCCGCGGTGCAGACGCTGCTCGCCACCTACCACCAGGCCGCCGAGATGTGGGACGAGGCGCTCGAGGAGTCCGGGCTCAACGACGACGCCGTCGAGTCGCTGGTGCGGGTGCTCGCCTACGGGCAGCTGTTCGTCGCCGGTCCCGAGCTCCACCCGCGCGAGTTCGAGTTCCTCCAGATGCTGCTCAGCACCCCGGAGCGACTGGTGAACCCCGACGACGTCCGGTCGGTCACGCCGCACGCGCTCACGCTGCTGGCCGAGGGCCTGGTCCTCGTCGAGGCCGCGGTGGCGGCCGGCGCCCTGTCGGCCCCGGACCCCGCCCGCAACGACGACGGCTTCCGGCGGCTGCTGCGCTGGGTCGGCGCGCTGAACGGCGCCCTGCTCACCGCGAACGCCAACGTCGGCGCGCTCCCGGCATCGGACGCCGACGCGTTCAGCGCCCGCGCCATGGGCAAGCTGGTCACCGAGGACCTCCTGCTGGCCTGGGGCGCCCCGGCCCGCGTCCTCGACGCCGCGACCGAGCAGCTCGGCCGCATGCAGCGGGCGGGCTCGTTCCTGCCACGGGTCGGCTCGAACGCCTGA
- a CDS encoding MaoC family dehydratase gives MDGIAGGPHHRVPAGPVVELGPVVRMVRATGGRPADLRTDRLPVTTTSLWTRSDRPDADEVPLQLHFDVKARLGFEHAVITRHRTAVRRPTRVGDRIGHHQQLRSLGPSRMTPLGPGRDWEVDHVLTDADGEVLSIETFGAVGYVPTPRSVRPEDLAPAVEPWTTSGIARAAAACRVWAPAHHDPEAARRAGLPGVIACTQHLAAMAEHEARSAAPAGEAVVVARLDLRMRRPVVAGPAPIVSVRPGRTRGEVVVRWEQRSEVTTVARVLLASA, from the coding sequence GTGGACGGGATCGCCGGAGGTCCGCACCACCGGGTGCCGGCCGGTCCGGTGGTCGAGCTGGGCCCGGTGGTGCGCATGGTGCGGGCGACCGGCGGTCGTCCCGCCGATCTCCGCACCGACCGGCTGCCGGTCACGACGACGTCGCTGTGGACGCGATCGGACCGGCCCGACGCCGACGAGGTCCCGCTCCAGCTGCACTTCGACGTCAAGGCCCGGTTGGGGTTCGAGCACGCCGTCATCACCCGGCACCGCACGGCGGTGCGGCGCCCGACGCGCGTCGGCGACCGGATCGGCCACCACCAGCAGCTGCGCTCGCTCGGGCCGTCGAGGATGACGCCGCTCGGCCCCGGGCGCGACTGGGAGGTCGACCACGTGCTCACGGACGCCGACGGCGAGGTGCTGTCGATCGAGACCTTCGGCGCGGTCGGCTACGTGCCGACCCCGCGCTCGGTCCGACCCGAGGACCTGGCACCGGCGGTCGAGCCGTGGACGACGTCGGGCATCGCCCGGGCCGCCGCGGCGTGCCGCGTGTGGGCCCCGGCCCACCACGATCCCGAGGCCGCACGACGGGCCGGGCTCCCCGGCGTCATCGCCTGCACCCAGCACCTCGCCGCCATGGCCGAGCACGAAGCGCGGTCGGCGGCGCCGGCCGGCGAGGCCGTGGTGGTGGCGCGGCTCGACCTGCGCATGCGCCGACCCGTGGTGGCCGGGCCGGCGCCGATCGTGTCGGTCCGGCCCGGTCGCACCAGGGGCGAGGTGGTCGTGAGGTGGGAGCAGCGCAGCGAGGTCACGACGGTCGCACGGGTGCTGCTGGCCTCGGCCTGA
- a CDS encoding TetR family transcriptional regulator — protein MPKKDAVRTDEDPEELRAVDGRVPGRRGLATRARLLDQTRELLRTTSYRDLKVVDIARGAGTSPATFYQYFPDAESALWALADELVGEGRERLTRPVRDGSWSGRAAYETCERIAATFLDFWDEHRALLAVIDLAATEGDVRFREIRLQLLTTFTDALGVEVREQRDAGRLPSDLDPTATASVLVAMLAQVSGHRYGIERHGTSGPEIQRALARLVYSGVTGRKPPG, from the coding sequence GTGCCGAAGAAGGACGCCGTCAGGACCGACGAGGACCCCGAGGAGCTCCGTGCCGTCGACGGGCGCGTGCCCGGTCGGCGCGGCCTCGCCACGCGAGCCCGCCTGCTCGACCAGACCCGGGAGCTGCTGCGCACCACGTCCTACCGGGACCTCAAGGTGGTCGACATCGCCCGCGGCGCCGGCACCTCGCCGGCGACCTTCTACCAGTACTTCCCCGACGCCGAGTCCGCGCTGTGGGCCCTCGCCGACGAGCTCGTCGGCGAGGGTCGGGAGCGCCTGACGCGGCCCGTGCGCGACGGCAGCTGGTCCGGCCGGGCGGCCTACGAGACCTGCGAGCGGATCGCCGCGACGTTCCTGGACTTCTGGGACGAGCACCGCGCGCTGCTCGCGGTGATCGACCTGGCCGCCACCGAGGGCGACGTGCGCTTCCGTGAGATCCGGCTCCAGCTGCTCACGACGTTCACCGACGCGCTCGGCGTCGAGGTGCGCGAGCAGCGCGACGCCGGCCGCCTGCCGTCGGACCTCGACCCGACCGCCACGGCGTCGGTCCTGGTCGCCATGCTCGCCCAGGTGTCGGGCCACCGCTACGGGATCGAGCGGCACGGGACGAGCGGGCCCGAGATCCAGCGGGCGCTCGCCCGGCTGGTCTACTCCGGCGTCACCGGCCGCAAGCCACCGGGCTGA
- a CDS encoding TetR/AcrR family transcriptional regulator, producing MAGTADTAPLDDAAPDPCPARVDPRVERTRAVVMETTRALLNEVGLERTSIEAVADRSGVARSTIYRHWPSTVALVMAALEQAKVEAEAGLMSSGDDETDLRALLDGLGEALRSPQSNVLADIAAAAGRDPELAVLHQAYLSRRRAAAVGLIERLQDSGRLRADVPAAEMVDLVAGPLFYRRFHAQRPMTTEQIAAHADLMFELLAPA from the coding sequence GTGGCCGGCACGGCGGACACCGCCCCCCTCGATGACGCAGCGCCCGACCCCTGTCCCGCCCGCGTCGACCCCCGCGTCGAGCGCACGCGTGCCGTCGTGATGGAGACCACCCGCGCCCTGCTCAACGAGGTCGGCCTGGAGCGCACGAGCATCGAGGCGGTCGCCGACCGCTCCGGCGTGGCCCGCAGCACGATCTACCGCCACTGGCCGAGCACGGTCGCGCTGGTCATGGCCGCGCTGGAGCAGGCCAAGGTCGAGGCCGAGGCGGGACTCATGTCGTCCGGCGACGACGAGACCGACCTGCGGGCCCTGCTCGACGGGCTGGGCGAGGCGCTGCGCTCACCGCAGTCGAACGTGCTCGCCGACATCGCCGCCGCCGCCGGTCGCGACCCCGAGCTGGCGGTGCTGCACCAGGCGTACCTGTCGCGCCGCCGTGCTGCGGCGGTCGGGCTCATCGAGCGGTTGCAGGACTCGGGCCGGCTGCGGGCCGACGTGCCCGCCGCCGAGATGGTCGACCTCGTCGCCGGTCCGCTCTTCTACCGGCGCTTCCACGCGCAGCGACCGATGACGACCGAGCAGATCGCGGCGCACGCGGACCTGATGTTCGAGCTCCTCGCGCCGGCCTGA
- a CDS encoding OB-fold domain-containing protein, whose translation MSDPTPAARRGISGLAAYLPHWRLQRSAITQVLGSSAGKGARTVASYDEDAVTMAVEAGRRARRGTSGRVDSLWFASTTGPYAEKTAAPIVHAALRLDGDVIAADAGPGLRGSAAALRAALRSTDPGVLVAAADVRTGPAGSADEKGGGDAGAAALVADAADGPLLAEHIGGASATQEFLDRWRSPGELRTRAWEERFGQQRYDDLAGRAWDAALKDAGLDVDQVSRVAISAPHARAGAPLAKKLGAASVDVADRLDGSVGFTGAAHPLVLLADLVEQASPGQVVALVALADGADVFLFRRTEAPLHEGVPTVADQLAGGDDSLPYAKYLSWRGVLPVQPPNRPEPARMSASAAERRLDWKYGFVGSRDRQSDALHLPPARVSFSNGAVDDMDPAPMADVPATVATFTVDSLAYSPSPPIVFAVCDFEGGGRLPVELTDVTADQVSIGMTVEMTFRRLNAADGIANYFWKARPATAAAGSTDRSTTGEG comes from the coding sequence ATGAGCGATCCCACCCCGGCCGCCCGTCGCGGCATCAGCGGCCTCGCCGCCTACCTGCCGCACTGGCGCCTGCAGCGGTCGGCCATCACCCAGGTCCTGGGCTCGTCGGCCGGCAAGGGCGCCCGCACCGTGGCCTCCTACGACGAGGATGCGGTGACGATGGCCGTCGAGGCGGGGCGTCGGGCCCGTCGCGGGACGAGTGGCCGGGTCGACTCGCTGTGGTTCGCCTCCACGACCGGGCCCTACGCCGAGAAGACGGCGGCACCGATCGTCCACGCCGCCCTCCGGCTGGACGGTGACGTGATCGCCGCCGACGCCGGACCGGGCCTCCGCGGCTCGGCGGCCGCGCTGCGCGCCGCGCTGCGCTCCACCGATCCGGGGGTCCTCGTGGCCGCGGCCGACGTCCGCACCGGCCCCGCCGGCTCGGCCGACGAGAAGGGCGGCGGCGACGCCGGCGCCGCAGCGCTCGTGGCCGACGCGGCCGACGGCCCGCTGCTCGCCGAGCACATCGGCGGTGCGTCGGCCACGCAGGAGTTCCTCGACCGCTGGCGCTCGCCCGGCGAGCTGCGCACCCGGGCGTGGGAGGAGCGCTTCGGCCAGCAGCGCTACGACGACCTCGCCGGCCGCGCCTGGGACGCCGCCCTGAAGGACGCCGGGCTCGACGTCGACCAGGTCAGCCGTGTCGCCATCTCGGCGCCGCACGCCCGAGCCGGCGCCCCGCTGGCGAAGAAGCTCGGCGCCGCCAGCGTCGACGTCGCCGACCGGCTCGACGGCTCGGTCGGCTTCACCGGTGCGGCCCACCCGCTCGTCCTGCTCGCCGACCTCGTCGAGCAGGCGTCGCCGGGCCAGGTCGTCGCCCTCGTCGCCCTGGCCGACGGCGCCGACGTCTTCCTCTTCCGCCGCACCGAGGCGCCCCTGCACGAGGGCGTGCCGACCGTGGCCGACCAGCTCGCCGGCGGCGACGACTCCCTGCCCTACGCCAAGTACCTGTCCTGGCGCGGCGTCCTGCCCGTCCAGCCGCCGAACCGGCCCGAGCCCGCCCGCATGTCGGCCTCGGCGGCCGAGCGCCGGCTCGACTGGAAGTACGGGTTCGTCGGCAGCCGCGACCGCCAGAGCGACGCGCTGCACCTGCCGCCCGCCCGGGTGAGCTTCTCCAACGGCGCCGTCGACGACATGGACCCCGCGCCGATGGCCGACGTCCCGGCCACGGTCGCCACCTTCACGGTCGACTCGCTGGCCTACTCGCCGTCGCCGCCGATCGTGTTCGCCGTCTGCGACTTCGAGGGCGGCGGCCGCCTGCCGGTCGAGCTGACCGACGTCACCGCCGACCAGGTCTCGATCGGCATGACCGTCGAGATGACCTTCCGCCGGCTCAACGCCGCCGACGGCATCGCCAACTACTTCTGGAAGGCCCGCCCCGCGACCGCGGCGGCCGGGAGCACCGACCGCTCGACCACGGGGGAGGGCTGA
- a CDS encoding TIGR03619 family F420-dependent LLM class oxidoreductase yields MKFAQALIGATPLDWPRIAVAAEEAGFDSVAVSDHVVYPSYLSSEYPYTPDGTPLFSPDEDWPDPWVAVGAMSSVTSRIRFITNVYVLPLRNPFVVAKAVGTAAYLTRGRVGLGIGAGWMAEEFELLEQPFKQRGKRMDEMVEVIRALWRGGMVEHHGEFYDFEPVEMRPSPPAPVPIYVGGHSDIAFRRAASIGDGWLGVYYSVDELIAHCETLERVREEAGTADRPFEIIASPLAAPSTEVCDRLEAAGVTTILTSAWMAQGVSGPESTEQAIDLIGSFGERFIR; encoded by the coding sequence ATGAAGTTCGCCCAGGCGCTGATCGGCGCGACCCCCCTCGACTGGCCCCGCATCGCCGTGGCGGCCGAGGAGGCCGGGTTCGACTCGGTCGCGGTGTCGGACCACGTCGTGTACCCGAGCTACCTCAGCTCCGAGTACCCGTACACGCCCGACGGCACGCCGCTGTTCAGCCCCGACGAGGACTGGCCGGATCCGTGGGTGGCGGTCGGCGCGATGTCGTCGGTGACGTCCCGCATCCGGTTCATCACGAACGTGTACGTGCTGCCGCTGCGCAACCCCTTCGTGGTCGCCAAGGCCGTCGGCACCGCGGCCTACCTGACCCGGGGCCGGGTCGGCCTCGGCATCGGCGCCGGCTGGATGGCCGAGGAGTTCGAGCTGCTCGAGCAGCCGTTCAAGCAGCGCGGCAAGCGCATGGACGAGATGGTCGAGGTCATCCGGGCGCTGTGGCGCGGCGGGATGGTCGAGCACCACGGCGAGTTCTACGACTTCGAACCCGTCGAGATGCGGCCGAGCCCGCCGGCGCCCGTGCCGATCTACGTCGGCGGCCACTCCGACATCGCCTTCCGCCGGGCCGCGTCGATCGGGGACGGGTGGCTGGGCGTCTACTACTCCGTCGACGAGCTCATCGCCCACTGCGAGACGCTCGAGCGCGTCCGGGAGGAGGCCGGGACCGCCGACCGGCCGTTCGAGATCATCGCCTCGCCGCTGGCCGCGCCGTCGACCGAGGTCTGCGACCGGCTCGAGGCCGCCGGCGTCACGACGATCCTCACCTCGGCGTGGATGGCGCAGGGCGTCTCGGGCCCCGAGAGCACCGAGCAGGCGATCGACCTGATCGGCAGCTTCGGCGAGCGCTTCATCCGCTGA
- a CDS encoding MFS transporter translates to MSSPTTGPAVDRRPTATWDPMVGHPDRKRVLAICCLCLVLVVVAVSSLNVAIPTILEDLEPSSTQLLWIIDSYALVFAGLLLLAGAIGDRFGRKGALLSGLTVFGLAAIAASQAPNPEVLIATRAVMGIGAAFVMPATLSIVTSVFPPAERATAIATWAGFAGAGSALGPLLGGFMVEHFGWASVFLVNVPFVVVAMALIARFVPSSRDTEERRLDVVGAAFSVVALCGLLFGIIQGPEEGWTSPIVLGAFAVAVVVGAVFVLWELRTDEPMLDPRFFRIPAFRAGSGVITVVFFGMFGMFFMLTQYLQFVKGYSPLVAGVATVPSALTMLIVAPRSPRLVARFGSRKVITTGMLCVAAAFVIYALIGPDTPYLAVAVALVVGAFGMGLAMAPASTAIVSSLPLSKAGVASAVNDVTREVGGALGIAVLGTILTSRFTSLMDDRLPAAVPDEVRAGARTSVNAAMAIADKLPPELSGALRDGARAAFTDAFNSAFVVSAVLLALMAIVASRAVPDTKTVSGH, encoded by the coding sequence ATGTCGAGCCCCACCACCGGACCGGCGGTCGATCGCCGTCCCACCGCGACCTGGGATCCCATGGTCGGACACCCCGACCGCAAGCGCGTCCTGGCGATCTGCTGCCTCTGCCTGGTGCTGGTCGTCGTCGCCGTCTCCAGCCTCAACGTCGCCATCCCGACGATCCTCGAGGACCTCGAGCCGAGCTCCACCCAGCTCCTGTGGATCATCGACTCCTACGCCCTCGTGTTCGCGGGGCTGCTGCTGCTCGCCGGCGCCATCGGCGACCGCTTCGGCCGCAAGGGTGCGCTCCTGTCGGGCCTCACCGTGTTCGGTCTCGCCGCGATCGCGGCGTCCCAGGCCCCGAACCCCGAGGTCCTGATCGCCACCCGCGCCGTCATGGGCATCGGCGCCGCCTTCGTCATGCCCGCGACGCTGTCGATCGTCACGTCCGTCTTCCCGCCGGCCGAGCGGGCCACCGCCATCGCCACCTGGGCCGGCTTCGCCGGCGCCGGCAGCGCGCTGGGCCCGTTGCTCGGCGGCTTCATGGTCGAGCACTTCGGCTGGGCCTCGGTCTTCCTCGTCAACGTCCCGTTCGTCGTGGTGGCGATGGCGCTCATCGCCCGGTTCGTGCCGTCGAGCCGTGACACCGAGGAGCGACGGCTCGACGTCGTCGGCGCTGCGTTCTCGGTCGTCGCGCTGTGCGGCCTGCTCTTCGGGATCATCCAGGGCCCGGAGGAGGGCTGGACCTCGCCGATCGTGCTCGGCGCCTTCGCCGTGGCCGTCGTCGTCGGCGCGGTGTTCGTGCTGTGGGAGCTGCGGACCGACGAGCCGATGCTCGACCCCCGGTTCTTCAGGATCCCCGCCTTCCGCGCCGGCAGCGGCGTGATCACCGTGGTGTTCTTCGGCATGTTCGGCATGTTCTTCATGCTCACGCAGTACCTGCAGTTCGTGAAGGGCTACTCCCCGCTCGTCGCCGGCGTGGCGACGGTGCCGAGCGCGCTCACGATGTTGATCGTGGCGCCCCGCTCCCCCCGGCTCGTGGCACGGTTCGGCTCGCGGAAGGTCATCACCACCGGCATGCTCTGCGTGGCCGCGGCCTTCGTGATCTACGCGCTGATCGGCCCCGACACGCCCTACCTCGCGGTGGCCGTCGCGCTCGTCGTCGGTGCGTTCGGCATGGGCCTCGCCATGGCCCCGGCCTCGACCGCGATCGTGTCGTCGCTCCCGCTGTCCAAGGCCGGCGTGGCGTCCGCGGTCAACGACGTCACCCGCGAGGTCGGCGGTGCGCTCGGCATCGCGGTGCTCGGGACGATCCTCACCTCCCGGTTCACCTCGCTCATGGACGACCGGCTCCCGGCCGCGGTGCCCGACGAGGTGCGCGCCGGCGCGCGCACCTCGGTCAACGCGGCGATGGCGATCGCCGACAAGCTGCCGCCAGAGCTCTCGGGCGCCCTCCGCGACGGCGCCCGCGCTGCGTTCACCGACGCGTTCAACTCCGCCTTCGTGGTCTCGGCGGTGCTGCTGGCCCTGATGGCCATCGTCGCCAGCCGGGCGGTGCCCGACACCAAGACCGTCAGCGGCCACTGA
- a CDS encoding sterol desaturase family protein encodes MLGSVAVALLAFAVGVNLWFLFEYLLHRFAMHHLKGRGIMSREHLLHHVTAGWNFTARLLLAWAGVAVVGILVWLPLGTWLFGLTVGAGLAGGWVVAYAFYEWQHALAHLRAPRNGYERWLRKHHFHHHFGHPMANQGVSIPVWDVVFRTNDSPEVVAVPRRFATGLGWLIDEDGELRPEFASDYVLVGTVGIDERQAGIDRARAFASIAPTP; translated from the coding sequence GTGCTGGGATCGGTGGCGGTCGCGCTCCTCGCTTTCGCGGTCGGCGTGAACCTCTGGTTCCTGTTCGAGTACCTGCTGCACCGGTTCGCGATGCACCACCTCAAGGGCCGCGGGATCATGAGCCGCGAGCACCTGCTCCACCACGTGACCGCGGGCTGGAACTTCACGGCGCGGCTGCTGCTCGCGTGGGCAGGCGTGGCCGTCGTCGGCATCCTCGTCTGGCTGCCGCTCGGCACCTGGCTGTTCGGCCTGACCGTCGGTGCCGGGCTCGCCGGGGGGTGGGTGGTCGCCTACGCGTTCTACGAGTGGCAGCACGCGCTGGCGCACCTGCGCGCACCCCGCAACGGGTACGAGCGCTGGCTGCGCAAGCACCACTTCCACCACCACTTCGGCCACCCGATGGCGAACCAGGGCGTGAGCATCCCGGTGTGGGACGTCGTGTTCCGCACGAACGATTCGCCCGAGGTCGTGGCCGTGCCACGGCGCTTCGCCACCGGCCTCGGCTGGCTGATCGACGAGGACGGCGAGCTGCGACCCGAGTTCGCGTCGGACTACGTCCTCGTGGGCACGGTCGGCATCGACGAGCGCCAGGCCGGCATCGACCGCGCCCGCGCCTTCGCCAGCATCGCTCCGACGCCCTGA
- a CDS encoding DUF4112 domain-containing protein gives MGDDVRDLGTIQGYEITPGGAAPPPPPPPGAPTPPPPPQSAPPPPPAGPVPTGGPGQQLVPAAPPTGSRTGARAEVVEALHDIRDAHRRGPKPNSRPLPRWVERMAWVLDDAIEIPATGGRRVGIDGFITLIPGVGDAVGVALSMVVVTAGVLAGVSWPTIIRMLLNVGFEGVVGLIPFAGVVFDMAYKANDRNVRLIEADLADRSATRRSSLGIIVALVLTTIVGMLMMLALSLLGIAVIVWVIWRLIG, from the coding sequence GTGGGCGACGACGTGCGCGACCTGGGCACCATCCAGGGCTACGAGATCACGCCGGGGGGTGCGGCGCCGCCGCCCCCGCCGCCACCGGGCGCGCCTACGCCGCCCCCACCGCCGCAGAGCGCCCCGCCACCCCCGCCGGCCGGGCCGGTGCCCACCGGCGGGCCCGGCCAGCAGCTCGTGCCCGCCGCGCCACCGACCGGGTCGCGGACGGGGGCGCGGGCCGAGGTCGTCGAGGCGCTGCACGACATCCGCGACGCGCACCGCCGTGGTCCCAAGCCCAACTCCCGGCCCCTGCCGCGTTGGGTCGAGCGCATGGCCTGGGTGCTCGACGACGCGATCGAGATCCCGGCGACCGGCGGTCGACGCGTCGGCATCGATGGGTTCATCACGCTGATCCCCGGTGTCGGCGACGCCGTCGGCGTCGCGCTGTCGATGGTGGTCGTCACCGCGGGCGTCCTCGCCGGTGTGAGCTGGCCCACGATCATCCGGATGCTGCTCAACGTCGGCTTCGAGGGCGTGGTGGGCCTCATCCCCTTCGCCGGCGTCGTCTTCGACATGGCGTACAAGGCCAACGACCGCAACGTCCGGCTGATCGAGGCCGACCTGGCCGATCGGTCCGCGACGCGCCGGTCGAGCCTGGGCATCATCGTCGCCCTCGTGCTGACGACGATCGTCGGCATGCTGATGATGCTGGCGCTGAGCCTTCTCGGCATCGCGGTGATCGTCTGGGTGATCTGGCGCCTGATCGGCTGA